One Turneriella parva DSM 21527 genomic region harbors:
- a CDS encoding sodium:solute symporter family protein — protein MLVGGVISYLALTLFIGVWAARRVKNERDFALAGKNLPFFMATSTVFATWFGSETILASSANFVRDGFYGVIEEPFGAALCLIIVGAVFARRLYAMNLTTFSDFYRVRFGVTAEVVSSVLLSFSYISWVAAQFLALGIVLHTITGASLEVSVVIMAALVALYTTMGGMWAVSMTDTLQMTIIVLGLTAVFFILSDQAGGFSNVLAKAPPTHFSLLPQGKINWLHYISLWCVLGLGSVPGQDVFQRIMASRSASVAATSSIVAGFLYLTVAMIPLFLGLTAVKLLAPAELPRDMQFLLPQLILSKTPVWVQIIFFGALVSAILSTASGALLAPSVLVSENLLRKIVRDPQKTLLLARVSTVLIALWALQMALAHRHIHGLVTESSSIGLVALLVPFLVGFWRQQSSAAVAVISMISGFTAWQLWATFAKTQGFSTDIYPAVMVGLVASAVPYAAYFSYVFIVKKIYNKLA, from the coding sequence GTGCTTGTCGGCGGGGTCATATCTTATCTTGCACTGACGCTCTTCATTGGCGTTTGGGCTGCGCGCCGCGTGAAGAACGAGCGCGACTTCGCTCTGGCGGGCAAGAATCTGCCGTTCTTCATGGCGACGTCGACCGTATTCGCAACCTGGTTCGGTTCTGAAACAATTCTCGCCTCGTCGGCAAACTTTGTGCGCGACGGGTTCTATGGCGTCATCGAAGAACCGTTCGGCGCGGCGCTCTGCCTCATTATCGTCGGCGCGGTGTTCGCCCGCAGGCTCTACGCAATGAACCTGACAACGTTCAGCGACTTTTACCGTGTTCGTTTCGGTGTCACCGCCGAAGTTGTATCTTCGGTCTTACTCTCGTTCTCGTACATCAGTTGGGTCGCCGCGCAGTTTCTGGCACTGGGCATCGTCTTGCACACGATCACTGGCGCATCGCTCGAAGTTTCTGTCGTGATCATGGCGGCGCTCGTCGCGCTCTACACCACGATGGGTGGCATGTGGGCTGTTTCGATGACTGACACTCTGCAGATGACAATCATTGTTCTGGGCCTGACTGCCGTGTTTTTTATTCTCAGCGATCAGGCCGGCGGATTCAGCAACGTACTCGCCAAAGCGCCGCCGACGCACTTTTCGCTCTTGCCGCAGGGCAAAATCAACTGGCTTCACTACATTTCGCTGTGGTGTGTGCTGGGCCTCGGGTCTGTGCCCGGGCAAGATGTCTTTCAGCGCATTATGGCTTCGCGCAGCGCGTCTGTCGCCGCGACGTCTTCGATCGTCGCCGGGTTTCTTTACCTGACGGTCGCCATGATTCCGCTTTTTCTCGGGCTGACCGCGGTCAAACTTCTGGCACCGGCCGAGTTACCGAGGGACATGCAGTTCTTGCTACCGCAGCTGATCTTGAGCAAGACCCCGGTCTGGGTGCAGATCATCTTCTTCGGCGCGCTCGTTTCGGCGATACTCAGCACCGCGAGCGGTGCGCTGCTCGCACCATCTGTTCTGGTCAGCGAAAACCTGCTCAGAAAAATCGTGCGCGACCCGCAAAAAACGCTGTTGCTCGCACGAGTGAGCACGGTGCTCATCGCGCTTTGGGCGCTGCAGATGGCGCTCGCACACCGCCACATTCATGGGCTCGTGACCGAGTCGTCGTCTATCGGCCTTGTCGCGCTGCTCGTGCCGTTTCTCGTCGGCTTCTGGCGTCAACAGTCGTCGGCTGCGGTTGCAGTCATCAGCATGATCAGTGGATTCACAGCCTGGCAACTCTGGGCAACTTTCGCCAAAACTCAGGGATTCAGCACCGACATCTATCCGGCTGTTATGGTGGGGCTTGTCGCAAGTGCGGTACCCTATGCGGCCTATTTCAGCTATGTTTTCATAGTTAAGAAGATTTACAATAAACTCGCGTAG
- a CDS encoding thiamine pyrophosphate-binding protein: MNGAEIAARVIAAHKVDALFTLIGGHVSPILVESKRRGIRVVDTRHEVNAVFAADAWARLRGVPGVAVVTAGPGVTNTITAMRNALMAQSPVVLIGGATATALRGRGSLQDIDQIKLIKSNVKRAFRVNRLKQIAPTLTKAFAVAAGGVPGPVFVEIPVDLLYEEKIVREWYAEAAPKGKSLVAKLTRSYLKFHVARLFGAAKSVTIPQPTENQPHFISDNLLSKIERALAKAERPLVLAGSQVLRDAREATRVRDALEHLGVPVYLSGMARGLLGEKNPLQFKQKRKEALRECDLVILLGVPADFRLNYGAHINRRAFQINVNLDRHDLKKNKRPDIAARVDAGTLLIKLREKGIRADAQRLIGWKNTLAEREKAREAEITKSAQQKMKFINPVDFFLKAAPVLAKKTILIADGGDFVATGAYALRPGGPLTWLDPGVFGTLGVGAGFALGAKVARPDYDVVILYGDGSAGYSIMEFDTFVRHKLPVGAIIGNDACWTQIYRDQIEFLKDDVACMLNYSHYEEISKTFGGAGMTISKPAQIKTGLAALKKSLAKKQPFILNVLIGRSEFRKGSISM; the protein is encoded by the coding sequence ATGAATGGTGCAGAAATAGCGGCAAGGGTGATTGCCGCGCACAAGGTAGATGCTCTCTTCACCCTGATCGGTGGCCATGTGTCGCCGATTCTGGTTGAAAGCAAAAGGCGGGGCATTCGCGTCGTCGACACACGCCACGAGGTGAACGCGGTTTTTGCTGCCGACGCGTGGGCGCGCCTCAGGGGTGTTCCCGGTGTGGCTGTCGTTACGGCTGGGCCGGGAGTCACCAACACGATCACCGCAATGCGCAACGCGCTCATGGCACAGTCGCCTGTAGTTTTGATTGGGGGCGCGACGGCGACAGCGCTCAGAGGCAGGGGCTCGCTGCAAGACATCGACCAGATTAAACTCATTAAATCGAATGTGAAGCGCGCGTTTCGCGTGAATCGCCTGAAACAGATTGCGCCGACTCTCACGAAAGCTTTCGCCGTTGCTGCGGGTGGCGTGCCTGGCCCTGTCTTTGTCGAGATTCCGGTCGATTTGCTTTATGAAGAAAAAATTGTGCGCGAGTGGTACGCTGAAGCTGCACCTAAGGGCAAGAGTCTTGTGGCGAAACTCACTCGCAGCTACCTGAAGTTTCATGTCGCACGCCTTTTTGGCGCCGCGAAGAGTGTCACGATTCCGCAACCGACTGAAAACCAGCCGCATTTTATTTCTGACAACCTGCTCAGCAAAATCGAGCGCGCGCTCGCCAAAGCTGAACGCCCGCTCGTACTCGCGGGCAGCCAGGTGCTGCGTGACGCTCGTGAGGCAACCCGCGTGCGTGATGCGCTTGAGCACCTCGGGGTTCCTGTGTACCTTTCGGGCATGGCGCGCGGGCTTTTGGGTGAAAAAAATCCGCTGCAGTTCAAGCAAAAGCGCAAAGAGGCGTTGCGTGAATGTGATCTGGTGATTCTTCTGGGCGTACCGGCAGATTTCAGGCTTAACTACGGTGCGCACATCAACCGACGCGCATTTCAGATCAACGTGAATCTCGATCGGCACGACCTGAAGAAAAACAAACGGCCCGATATCGCCGCGCGCGTCGATGCCGGCACGCTGCTCATCAAGCTGCGCGAAAAAGGTATCAGAGCCGACGCTCAGCGCCTTATCGGTTGGAAAAACACGCTCGCCGAACGCGAGAAAGCGCGCGAGGCAGAGATCACAAAGTCAGCACAGCAAAAAATGAAGTTCATCAACCCGGTGGATTTTTTTCTCAAAGCTGCGCCGGTTCTCGCGAAGAAGACAATCCTCATTGCTGATGGTGGCGATTTTGTCGCAACCGGCGCTTACGCACTGCGCCCCGGCGGGCCGCTCACGTGGCTTGACCCCGGTGTCTTCGGCACCCTCGGTGTCGGCGCTGGTTTCGCGCTTGGCGCAAAAGTCGCGCGGCCCGACTACGATGTCGTGATTCTGTATGGCGACGGTTCGGCGGGTTATAGCATTATGGAGTTTGACACATTCGTGCGCCACAAGCTGCCCGTCGGCGCAATCATCGGTAACGACGCCTGCTGGACACAGATCTACCGCGATCAGATCGAGTTCTTAAAAGACGACGTCGCCTGCATGCTGAACTATTCACACTACGAAGAGATCAGCAAAACCTTCGGCGGCGCGGGCATGACGATTTCAAAGCCCGCGCAGATCAAGACCGGTCTTGCAGCGCTCAAGAAAAGCCTCGCGAAGAAGCAGCCGTTTATTCTTAACGTGCTGATTGGGCGCAGCGAATTCAGGAAAGGATCTATATCCATGTAG
- the rplS gene encoding 50S ribosomal protein L19, which produces MNQILQKLHYDVVNRPVDFSVGDTVKVHYKIKEGAKERIQIYEGLVIAIQNQGAGKTFTVRRVSFDVGVERIFPLYAPTVEKVEKIRSSKVRRAKLYYLRDKSGKGSRLKEIVRKPVKDSLFAAAQAYKAAKPKAAPAAEAPAAAETPA; this is translated from the coding sequence CTGAATCAGATTCTCCAGAAACTCCACTACGACGTGGTGAACCGCCCGGTCGACTTTTCAGTCGGCGATACGGTCAAAGTACACTATAAAATCAAAGAAGGCGCGAAAGAGCGTATTCAGATCTACGAAGGCCTCGTGATCGCCATTCAGAACCAGGGTGCAGGCAAGACCTTCACCGTGCGCCGCGTGAGCTTTGACGTGGGCGTTGAGCGTATTTTTCCCCTGTATGCCCCCACGGTTGAAAAGGTAGAAAAGATCCGCTCGAGCAAAGTGCGCCGTGCGAAACTCTACTACCTGCGCGACAAGTCGGGCAAGGGCAGCCGTCTGAAAGAAATCGTGCGCAAGCCGGTGAAAGACTCGCTCTTCGCGGCGGCTCAGGCGTACAAGGCAGCCAAGCCGAAAGCAGCACCAGCAGCCGAAGCACCTGCCGCGGCCGAAACACCTGCGTAA
- a CDS encoding GGDEF domain-containing protein: MHRALKRQATTDILTGLANRRRIEAELRRQLHIARRYERPLSLIIGDIDHFKQVNDRFGHNMGDQVLRTVAARMNGAKRIADFAGRWGGEEFLVILPETDLAAAMRLAERLRLSVATEPVSAGGLTVTMSFGVNQCSPDDDLQTAVAAADHWLYCAKERGRNQMAACATPITTI, from the coding sequence ATGCACCGGGCACTGAAGCGGCAGGCGACCACAGACATTTTGACAGGCCTTGCCAACCGCAGGCGGATAGAGGCAGAATTGCGCCGGCAATTGCATATAGCCCGGCGGTATGAACGGCCCCTGAGCCTCATCATCGGTGATATAGACCACTTTAAACAAGTGAATGACCGTTTCGGTCATAACATGGGTGATCAGGTGTTACGCACCGTTGCCGCCCGTATGAATGGGGCCAAGCGCATCGCAGATTTTGCCGGTAGGTGGGGCGGTGAAGAATTTCTGGTAATTCTGCCCGAAACTGATCTTGCGGCGGCCATGCGATTGGCCGAACGGCTGCGCCTTTCTGTGGCCACCGAGCCCGTTTCGGCCGGGGGGCTTACCGTAACCATGAGTTTTGGGGTGAACCAATGCAGTCCCGATGACGATCTGCAGACGGCTGTGGCCGCCGCAGACCATTGGCTGTACTGCGCAAAAGAGCGGGGTCGAAATCAGATGGCCGCGTGCGCTACCCCAATAACGACCATCTGA
- a CDS encoding NAD-dependent epimerase/dehydratase family protein produces MVLKDKTIAVTGASGMIGAYICRALLARGANVVGVVRNPDKAAFLTREGVTFRRADLADARSLADAFVGADAVVSNAALYRLTNLDWESNYLPNKTGTENVFNAMQKHNIRRAVHISTIGLYKFTLAYEINETSEQLNGEKREGGAYRATKQLSEELAWRLATQYGIGLTTLRPSGVYGARDENIMPYFKLAMKLPFLPLPAIGWPLVYAGDVADAVVASLESEKAIGQAYNTSGDTRDFADFLSAWHEASGKGARVFKIPVGLGIKISSEKAAHDLGFQNRPFVDALREIFAEEPGLLR; encoded by the coding sequence ATGGTACTCAAAGACAAGACAATTGCCGTCACCGGCGCGTCGGGCATGATTGGCGCGTATATTTGCCGCGCTCTGCTCGCGCGCGGTGCGAATGTCGTTGGGGTTGTGAGAAATCCTGATAAAGCGGCATTCTTGACCCGCGAGGGTGTCACATTTCGCCGGGCCGATCTCGCCGATGCGCGTTCGCTTGCCGACGCATTTGTCGGCGCCGATGCAGTCGTCTCAAACGCGGCGCTCTATCGACTCACGAACCTCGATTGGGAATCGAATTATCTGCCCAACAAAACCGGCACCGAAAATGTTTTCAACGCAATGCAGAAGCATAACATCAGGCGCGCGGTGCATATCAGCACGATTGGGCTCTACAAGTTTACGCTCGCGTATGAAATTAACGAAACGTCAGAGCAGCTGAACGGTGAAAAGCGCGAAGGCGGCGCGTACCGCGCGACGAAGCAACTGAGCGAAGAGCTCGCGTGGCGGCTCGCGACGCAGTACGGCATTGGCCTAACGACGCTGCGCCCATCGGGAGTCTATGGCGCGCGCGATGAGAATATTATGCCTTACTTCAAACTGGCGATGAAGCTGCCTTTTCTGCCCCTGCCAGCGATCGGCTGGCCGCTTGTTTACGCAGGCGACGTCGCCGATGCAGTCGTTGCTTCGCTCGAAAGCGAAAAGGCAATCGGGCAGGCTTATAACACCAGCGGCGACACGCGTGATTTCGCCGATTTTTTGTCGGCGTGGCACGAGGCCTCGGGCAAAGGTGCGCGGGTCTTCAAGATACCCGTGGGCCTCGGTATCAAAATCAGCAGCGAAAAAGCCGCGCATGATTTAGGATTTCAAAACCGTCCGTTTGTCGATGCCCTGCGTGAGATATTCGCTGAAGAGCCTGGGTTGCTGCGCTAG
- a CDS encoding long-chain-fatty-acid--CoA ligase, whose translation MTIKPDPDKIPKPWLKHYDKHVPHSLTYPKETLPELFAQSCAENAHRVALQFIGKSLRYGQIEASASSFAAYLAEQGVNKGDRVFLMLPNSPHFVIVYYAILKRGAVAVPASPLDTPTEAEYKFKNSGAKLVVFLDLLYDKVSQLLQQHPDTPAVAADVSEYLPFPKSMLFRLKKKSLGKPLPDFTRANLSTFAGVLREYRHRSAEAVQIAGSDTAVMIYTGGTTGVSKGVVLSHHAMVVNMTQARTWGDLSKNDIGLCVLPFFHGFGISIGLNLSLSSGGKMVLMPRWDEAQAIRHFEKDGITVFAGVPTMYNAMLNHKNFAKLRKANLRACFVGAAPVPEALKIAFKEKTGGTLIEGYGLTESVTAKCANPLYGVKKERSIGLPWPDTLMAIIDQKTGELLPPDKEGEIILLSPDLMSGYWQNPEATAATIQDGWLYTGDIGRMDEDGYFSIVDRKKDLIITGGYNVYPAEIEEVLYHHPAVLEACVVGVKDDYLGEVGRAFVVIKPGMQASGEEIRVYLADKLIQYKVPRQYVFKDSMPKSPVGKILRKELRHDVP comes from the coding sequence ATGACAATAAAACCAGACCCCGACAAAATTCCAAAACCCTGGCTTAAACACTACGACAAACATGTGCCGCACAGCCTCACGTACCCGAAAGAGACGCTGCCAGAACTTTTTGCGCAGAGCTGTGCCGAGAATGCGCACCGCGTTGCGCTGCAGTTTATTGGCAAATCGTTACGCTACGGACAGATCGAGGCTTCTGCAAGCTCCTTTGCGGCTTACCTCGCAGAGCAGGGGGTAAACAAGGGTGACCGGGTGTTTCTCATGCTGCCGAATAGTCCCCATTTTGTGATCGTCTACTATGCGATTCTGAAACGGGGTGCTGTGGCGGTGCCGGCAAGCCCGCTCGACACGCCGACTGAAGCCGAATACAAATTTAAAAACTCGGGCGCTAAGCTGGTGGTCTTTCTCGACCTGCTCTATGATAAAGTGTCGCAGCTGTTGCAGCAACATCCTGATACGCCAGCGGTGGCGGCTGATGTCAGTGAATACCTGCCTTTTCCCAAGAGTATGCTCTTTCGCCTGAAGAAAAAGTCCCTGGGCAAGCCGCTGCCCGATTTCACGCGCGCGAACCTCAGCACATTCGCCGGCGTGCTGCGCGAGTACCGGCATCGCTCAGCTGAAGCCGTTCAGATTGCCGGCTCTGATACCGCGGTGATGATCTATACCGGCGGCACAACGGGCGTTTCAAAAGGCGTTGTGCTCTCTCACCACGCGATGGTCGTCAACATGACGCAGGCGCGCACCTGGGGTGATTTGAGCAAAAACGATATCGGCCTCTGCGTGCTGCCATTTTTTCACGGGTTTGGTATCAGCATTGGTCTCAACCTCTCGCTTAGCTCAGGCGGAAAAATGGTTCTCATGCCCAGATGGGACGAAGCGCAGGCAATACGCCATTTCGAAAAAGATGGCATCACTGTTTTTGCGGGTGTACCGACGATGTACAACGCGATGCTGAACCATAAGAATTTCGCCAAACTCAGAAAGGCAAATCTGCGCGCCTGTTTCGTCGGCGCGGCCCCGGTGCCCGAAGCGCTCAAAATTGCCTTCAAAGAAAAAACCGGCGGCACGCTGATCGAAGGTTATGGTCTCACCGAATCGGTCACAGCCAAGTGTGCGAACCCCCTTTATGGTGTCAAAAAAGAGAGGTCGATTGGCCTTCCCTGGCCCGACACGCTCATGGCGATCATCGACCAAAAGACCGGCGAACTTTTGCCGCCCGATAAAGAGGGAGAAATAATTCTGCTAAGCCCCGACCTCATGAGCGGTTATTGGCAAAACCCCGAAGCAACGGCCGCGACAATTCAAGACGGCTGGCTCTACACGGGTGACATCGGTCGCATGGACGAAGACGGCTATTTCAGTATAGTCGATCGCAAGAAAGACCTGATCATCACCGGCGGCTACAACGTATACCCCGCCGAAATCGAAGAGGTGCTCTACCATCACCCGGCAGTGCTCGAAGCCTGCGTCGTGGGTGTGAAAGATGACTATCTGGGCGAAGTGGGCCGGGCATTTGTTGTGATCAAGCCAGGCATGCAGGCGAGCGGTGAAGAAATCAGGGTATATCTCGCTGATAAACTGATTCAGTACAAGGTGCCCCGGCAATACGTGTTCAAAGATTCAATGCCTAAAAGCCCGGTGGGGAAAATCTTACGAAAAGAACTGCGCCACGACGTGCCATAG
- a CDS encoding ribonuclease HII — protein MPRPKHLRKTATQFADKNRALARFFFDETGKTWQAIIGVDEVGRGCLFGPVTVGAVMVTQASLAALETEAWAGQVTDSKLLSAKRREELAPKIAANLPHATAHIAVRYIDRHNINRAIQYGIYRAVQSLLRAASMHPEAVRIIADGNYRFKYPVLGMAKPMPRLDTETKADLRYFPVSAASVIAKVRRDALIARAADRFSRYDLAGNAGYGTQKHRDAIAEHGLTAFHRKSFKLKG, from the coding sequence CTGCCGCGGCCGAAACACCTGCGTAAAACAGCAACACAGTTTGCCGATAAGAACCGCGCTCTGGCGCGGTTTTTTTTTGACGAAACCGGCAAGACCTGGCAGGCGATCATAGGGGTCGACGAGGTCGGGCGCGGCTGCCTCTTTGGGCCGGTGACAGTTGGCGCGGTGATGGTGACACAGGCAAGTCTCGCCGCGCTCGAAACAGAAGCTTGGGCCGGGCAGGTTACCGACTCAAAACTGCTGTCTGCAAAACGGCGTGAAGAACTCGCGCCCAAAATTGCCGCAAACCTGCCGCACGCGACAGCACATATCGCGGTGCGCTATATCGACAGGCACAATATCAACCGCGCGATTCAATATGGTATCTACCGGGCGGTGCAGTCATTATTGCGCGCAGCCTCGATGCACCCCGAAGCCGTCAGAATAATCGCCGACGGTAACTACAGGTTTAAATATCCCGTATTGGGCATGGCTAAACCCATGCCGAGGCTAGATACAGAAACCAAAGCCGACCTCAGGTATTTTCCCGTGTCTGCAGCCTCGGTGATCGCCAAAGTGAGGCGCGATGCCCTTATCGCCCGTGCGGCCGACCGGTTTTCGCGATACGATCTGGCTGGTAACGCAGGCTATGGCACGCAAAAGCACCGCGATGCAATTGCCGAACACGGTCTGACGGCCTTTCATCGAAAGTCATTTAAACTGAAGGGGTAA
- a CDS encoding PAS domain-containing protein, with protein sequence MESDSLLLANLRLGQHRFTGLLDQLHLAILLEDENRQVSFVNQAFLNLFNIGLSATEFASIPCEVSASAAKEAFVEPEIFLQSIETRLAEKRPVK encoded by the coding sequence ATGGAATCAGACAGCTTATTACTTGCTAACCTGCGCCTTGGTCAGCACCGGTTCACAGGCTTGCTCGATCAGCTGCACCTCGCAATTCTACTGGAAGACGAAAACCGGCAGGTCAGTTTCGTCAATCAGGCATTCCTAAACCTTTTCAACATTGGTCTATCGGCGACTGAGTTCGCAAGTATTCCCTGCGAAGTTTCAGCCTCAGCCGCGAAAGAGGCTTTTGTTGAACCCGAAATATTCCTGCAGAGCATTGAGACCCGCCTCGCCGAAAAGCGGCCTGTTAAGTGA
- a CDS encoding 3-hydroxyacyl-CoA dehydrogenase family protein translates to MLRQDSAQVAESASLQKILIAGGGAMGAGIGYIFARAYPEAQVDVMDTNEKVRAQAAENFEKWSAKDKERDEKAGKPFVSIEGRLNILGGFGKAQLQYDLMLEAVTENIELKKKIFAEFDLRAHDTSLFASNTSSLSITALSAAVNPKRQGRVVGLHFFNPPRVMKLLEIITTEATEPSALALARELAIRLEKTPVICKDAPGFITSRLGIVLMNEAIFALQEGLMSAEDIDTSMKLGYNFPMGPLQLADFIGLDVVFAVTQTLYENYQDPKYRPCMLLRKKVEAGHLGQKSGRGFYVYGS, encoded by the coding sequence ATGCTTCGACAAGACTCAGCACAAGTGGCTGAAAGTGCTTCTCTACAGAAAATACTCATCGCAGGCGGCGGGGCGATGGGCGCCGGTATTGGTTATATTTTCGCGCGTGCATACCCCGAAGCGCAGGTCGACGTCATGGACACCAACGAGAAAGTGCGTGCGCAGGCGGCCGAGAACTTTGAAAAGTGGTCGGCGAAAGACAAAGAGCGCGATGAAAAGGCCGGTAAACCCTTTGTCTCGATTGAGGGCCGGCTTAACATTCTCGGTGGGTTTGGCAAGGCACAGCTGCAATACGACCTGATGCTTGAGGCCGTTACCGAGAACATCGAACTCAAGAAGAAGATTTTTGCCGAGTTCGATCTGCGCGCGCACGACACGTCGCTTTTTGCGAGCAACACCTCGTCGCTTTCGATCACTGCTCTCTCGGCGGCGGTAAACCCGAAACGCCAGGGGCGGGTCGTGGGCCTGCACTTTTTTAATCCTCCCCGAGTGATGAAGCTACTCGAGATCATTACCACCGAAGCAACCGAACCTTCGGCGCTCGCACTCGCGCGTGAACTCGCGATTCGGCTCGAAAAGACCCCTGTTATCTGCAAAGACGCACCGGGCTTTATCACTTCGCGCCTTGGCATCGTGCTCATGAACGAAGCGATCTTCGCGCTGCAAGAGGGGCTCATGTCTGCCGAAGACATCGACACTTCGATGAAACTCGGGTATAATTTTCCGATGGGGCCGCTGCAGCTTGCAGACTTCATCGGTCTCGACGTGGTTTTTGCAGTCACCCAGACGCTTTACGAAAACTACCAAGACCCGAAGTACCGACCGTGCATGCTGCTCAGAAAAAAAGTCGAGGCCGGTCATCTTGGGCAAAAAAGTGGCCGCGGTTTCTACGTTTACGGAAGTTGA